The segment GACGACGTTCGGCGCTGGCACTGTGCACGGCGGCCTCGGCCTTGAGGGTTGCCTGCGCCTGCTGCTCGATGCGCTGCATGGCCAGCTCGCGGTGAGCCCGCGCTGCGTCTATGGCTGCCTGCGCCTGGCGTTCGGCAGCGCGCGCGCTATCCCTGCGGGCCTGGTAATCGCGATCCTGCAACCGCACCAGCACAGCGCCGGCTTGAACCGGCTGGTCATCTTCGACCTCTACCGTCGCCACATAGCCTGCCACGCGCGAACTCAATGCCACCCAATCGGCGCGGATGTAGGCGTCATCGGTACTTTCCAGGTAGCGCCCGGTGGTGAACCAGTAGCCAGCGAGCGCCAGTAGCGCCAGCACGCCCAGGCCTGCGCCGCCGATATAGACCAACCGCCGTCGTGTGCGAATGGTTGCATGCTCGGTAGTCGGGGTTGGGGTGGGCGTTTCTACAGCAGCGTTCATGGTGGGGTTCCATTGTCGAGTGGAGGCAGTTGCGCTTTGCGAGCGGTGGGCGTTGGGTGGTGAGCGGTGCCTGGGGCGTGGCGGATTCACCATCCCCCGCCCAGCGCGCGAAACAGGTCGATCTGCGCCCTGGCCACCTTGCCGCGCGCCTCGAGGAGCTGGTCATGCAGGGCAATCAGCTCGCGCTCGCTGTCAAGCAGGGCCAGCCCGTCCTGGGTGCCCGCACGGTAGCTGGCCTCTGCCAGGGCGAAGCCACGCTGGCTGTGCTCAAGCGCGGCCTGCAGCGAAGACAGGTGCTGCTGCTCACCGGCATGACGGGCCAAGGCCTGGCGCACATCCTTCAGGGCCTTGAGCGCGACGCTGCGATAGTGAGCGCGCTGAGCCTGCTGCAAAGCCTGGGCCTTGCCCAACCGGGCACGATTGGCTTGCAGGTTGGGTAATTCCCAGCTGATCAGCGGGCCGACGCCGAACGTGATGGCGCCGCTGGCACCCAGGCCATTGATGTGGCGATCAGCACTAGCCAGCTGGGCGCCAAAGCGAACCTTGGGGTACAGGTCGGCGCGCACGATGTCCGTTTCCAGGCCGGCGGCTTGCAACGCTCGTTCAGCCTGGCGTACGTCGGGGCGCCGCTCGAGCAGGTGCCAGCCATCGCCTGTGGGCAGCGCTGCCGTAAGCGAAGGGATGGCAGCGCAGGGTTGGGTGTGATCGACCGTGACCTCACCCGCCAGCGTGCTCAGCTCGAACAGTGCCACCTGGCGCCGCGCCTCGAAAACGGGTATCCGGGCGCGAACCTGCTCACGCAGGCCAAGCAGCCGCTCACCGTCCAGCGCCGTAGCGATGCCGGCCTGACGCCGGCGGTCGCTCAACAGCAGGCTGCGATCAAGGGTGTGTAGGGCTTGCCTGGCTTGACTCAGGCGAGCGGTGTAGACGCATTGTTCGATGTAGGCACGGCTGGTCTGGGCTGCCACCTGCAGCCCCACGGCATCGTGTGCGGCGGCCGCGGCCTGCGCTTGCGCCTTGGCGCGATCGATTTGGGCTTGCACCTGCCCCCACAGGTCCACCTGATAGGCCAGCTCCATGCCCGGATTGAACTGCCAAGAGGAAGTAGCTCGGCTGTCACGGGCTTGGGCCAGGGTCTGATCGTCACTGTCCCTGCCGTAGGTCGCAGCAATGCCCAGCGAGGTGGCAGGCAGGCGCTGCGCCTGGAACTCGCCAATGCCGGCCAGCAGTGCGCGCACGTTGGCTTGAGCCTGAGCCAGGTCCTG is part of the Pseudomonas parafulva genome and harbors:
- a CDS encoding efflux transporter outer membrane subunit, producing MPTLSMIPSPVRLCTVLTFGLLAGCTHPVVCEQPPAAMRVNPLTETQAGVSAQPLPGRWWQLYQDPQLEYWVERALANNQDLAQAQANVRALLAGIGEFQAQRLPATSLGIAATYGRDSDDQTLAQARDSRATSSWQFNPGMELAYQVDLWGQVQAQIDRAKAQAQAAAAAHDAVGLQVAAQTSRAYIEQCVYTARLSQARQALHTLDRSLLLSDRRRQAGIATALDGERLLGLREQVRARIPVFEARRQVALFELSTLAGEVTVDHTQPCAAIPSLTAALPTGDGWHLLERRPDVRQAERALQAAGLETDIVRADLYPKVRFGAQLASADRHINGLGASGAITFGVGPLISWELPNLQANRARLGKAQALQQAQRAHYRSVALKALKDVRQALARHAGEQQHLSSLQAALEHSQRGFALAEASYRAGTQDGLALLDSERELIALHDQLLEARGKVARAQIDLFRALGGGW